In one Bradyrhizobium cosmicum genomic region, the following are encoded:
- the glgB gene encoding 1,4-alpha-glucan branching protein GlgB: MPKLPAEAYAIIEGRHSDPFHYLGLHPEGDTSVVRAFLPEASNVEAVGEHGEVAQLDRVHDAGLFIGALPNGSKRYQLRARFGDKFVELEDAYRFPPILTDFDLYLLGEGTHQRLYDKLGAHPMTLDSVEGIGFVVLAPNARRVSVVGDFNFWDARRHPMRVRGNGYWELFIPHAKAGDHYKFDIIGPHGHQLPQKSDPMAFASEVRPKTASIVFDEAHLPRPRPAPDGINALSAPMSIYEVHLGSWRRKNGGEWLTYRELAEQLPAYARDMGFTHLEFLPVSEHPFDGSWGYQPTGLYAPTSRFGTPEDFAALVDACHREGVGVLLDWVPGHFPDDPHGLGCFDGTSLYEHANPLQGRHLDWGTLIYNYGRTEVTNFLVSNALFWLERYAIDGLRVDAVASMLYLDYSRPPGGWIPNQYGGRENIEAIAFLRRVNTELFARFPQATTAAEESTSWPQVSRPVEFGGLGFGYKWNMGWMHDTLNYISKDPIHRKHHHGDILFGLHYAFSENFILPLSHDEVVHGKRSILGRMPGDEWQRFANLRAYYSFMFGHPGKKLLFMGNEIAQGREWNHDQSLDWHLLEYKNHSGIQSLIRDLNRLYRAVPALHQMDCDQAGFEWLITDDANRNVFAWLRKGIDAHARCLVIVNFSPNVYRNYRVPVPLAGKWKEVFNSDSAHYGGTNVGNIGEVHAVDGKAPELRLTIPPLAAIFLVPES; the protein is encoded by the coding sequence ATGCCTAAACTACCCGCCGAGGCCTACGCGATCATCGAGGGTCGCCACTCCGATCCCTTCCATTATCTTGGGTTGCATCCCGAGGGCGACACGAGCGTGGTGCGTGCCTTCCTGCCGGAGGCCTCGAACGTCGAAGCGGTCGGCGAGCATGGCGAGGTTGCGCAACTCGATCGCGTCCACGACGCCGGCCTGTTCATCGGCGCCCTGCCCAACGGTTCGAAGCGCTACCAGCTCCGCGCCAGGTTCGGCGACAAATTCGTCGAGCTCGAGGATGCCTACCGCTTTCCGCCGATCCTGACCGACTTCGATCTCTATCTGCTCGGCGAAGGCACTCATCAGCGCCTCTATGACAAGCTCGGCGCGCATCCGATGACGCTCGACAGCGTCGAGGGCATCGGCTTCGTGGTGCTGGCACCGAATGCGCGGCGCGTGTCCGTGGTCGGCGATTTCAATTTCTGGGACGCGCGGCGCCATCCGATGCGGGTGCGCGGCAACGGCTATTGGGAATTGTTCATCCCGCACGCCAAGGCCGGCGACCACTACAAGTTCGACATCATCGGACCGCACGGCCATCAGCTTCCGCAGAAATCCGATCCGATGGCGTTCGCGAGCGAGGTCCGCCCGAAGACCGCCTCCATCGTGTTCGACGAGGCCCATCTGCCGCGTCCACGTCCGGCGCCCGATGGCATCAACGCGCTGTCTGCGCCGATGTCGATCTACGAGGTCCATCTCGGCTCATGGCGGCGCAAGAACGGCGGCGAATGGCTGACCTATCGCGAACTCGCCGAACAATTGCCGGCCTATGCCCGCGACATGGGGTTCACCCATCTGGAATTCCTGCCGGTCAGCGAGCATCCGTTCGACGGCTCCTGGGGTTATCAGCCGACCGGCCTCTATGCGCCGACCAGTCGCTTCGGCACGCCGGAGGATTTCGCCGCGCTGGTCGATGCCTGTCACCGCGAGGGCGTCGGCGTGCTGCTCGACTGGGTGCCCGGCCATTTCCCGGATGATCCGCACGGGCTCGGCTGCTTTGACGGCACCTCGCTCTACGAGCACGCCAACCCGCTGCAGGGCCGCCATCTCGACTGGGGCACGCTGATCTACAATTACGGCCGCACCGAAGTGACGAACTTCCTGGTGTCGAATGCGCTGTTCTGGCTGGAGCGCTACGCCATTGACGGCCTGCGCGTCGACGCCGTGGCATCCATGCTCTATCTCGACTACAGCCGCCCCCCCGGTGGCTGGATCCCGAACCAGTATGGCGGCCGCGAAAACATCGAGGCGATCGCGTTCCTGCGCCGCGTCAACACCGAGCTGTTCGCGCGCTTCCCGCAGGCCACCACCGCGGCGGAAGAATCCACCTCGTGGCCGCAGGTCTCGCGCCCGGTCGAATTCGGCGGCCTCGGCTTCGGCTACAAGTGGAACATGGGCTGGATGCACGACACGCTGAATTACATCAGCAAGGATCCGATCCACCGCAAGCATCATCACGGCGACATCCTGTTCGGCCTGCACTACGCCTTCTCGGAAAATTTCATCCTGCCGCTGTCGCATGACGAGGTCGTGCACGGCAAGCGATCGATCCTCGGCCGCATGCCCGGCGACGAATGGCAGCGCTTTGCGAATCTGCGCGCCTATTACAGCTTCATGTTCGGCCATCCCGGCAAGAAGCTGCTGTTCATGGGCAACGAGATCGCGCAGGGCCGCGAATGGAATCACGACCAGTCGCTCGACTGGCACCTTCTCGAATACAAGAATCACTCCGGCATTCAGTCGCTGATCCGCGATCTCAACCGGCTCTATCGCGCCGTGCCGGCCCTGCACCAGATGGATTGCGACCAGGCCGGCTTCGAATGGCTGATCACCGATGATGCCAACCGCAACGTGTTCGCCTGGCTGCGCAAGGGGATCGACGCGCATGCACGCTGCCTCGTCATCGTCAACTTCTCGCCCAACGTCTACCGCAACTACCGCGTCCCCGTTCCGTTGGCGGGTAAGTGGAAAGAAGTGTTCAATTCGGACTCCGCCCATTATGGCGGCACCAATGTCGGGAACATCGGCGAAGTTCATGCCGTTGACGGCAAGGCGCCCGAGCTCCGCCTCACCATTCCGCCTCTCGCCGCGATCTTCCTCGTTCCGGAAAGCTGA